The Desulfitobacterium chlororespirans DSM 11544 genome window below encodes:
- a CDS encoding SAF domain-containing protein has product MASKQSVVKRKKAPGFIIPLVLAILVTLLFYLGIQKKTLAEVMPTPVPIAKVDLFQHTQIQEADIAMVTIPIKGIPPGVITDPNEIIGKYVGTQFTILKNGYFMKGAVSELDDIPTKVSMLLGPNQLGITLELDLEKSVANSLEVNQDVQVRFFTTKTPSNQPFEGVLFDRMKILALRSSTGTDVVNIDKNAASSSEDKDNKKGTATTPKNQVPTILVFEANEEQVSYLIRAQAMGSLNLVALPKNVKAADSIEDEESAADSTDATDQTEAAKDQDISDQSIKDVLSAVSSKLTEDQMNVLQNALLEKPATKEGHLYQKNAAQILIDSLSYSVKSLFEENGILATANGEIVYYDAPTGQIRYFKDKSEYEGSIYALSQFSPEEIAQLKQDGKLTDAQLEALKSQENSVIEPQYFQTSKGELFQIIDEKVKFYAESEVISTLTAIKEKNGHLSKENEALLQELLSETARNKGQNDQSTKNANKDTDAGTESQSETPKKE; this is encoded by the coding sequence ATGGCTTCAAAACAATCAGTGGTTAAGCGCAAAAAGGCTCCGGGGTTTATCATCCCGCTAGTATTAGCAATATTGGTGACACTTTTGTTTTACCTGGGTATACAAAAGAAGACGTTAGCGGAAGTAATGCCGACACCCGTCCCCATTGCAAAAGTAGACTTGTTTCAGCACACCCAAATACAAGAGGCAGATATAGCAATGGTAACAATACCAATTAAAGGTATTCCTCCTGGTGTCATTACAGATCCTAACGAAATCATAGGGAAATACGTTGGCACTCAGTTTACTATTCTTAAAAATGGATATTTCATGAAAGGGGCCGTCTCAGAACTTGATGATATTCCGACAAAAGTGTCTATGCTGCTGGGGCCAAACCAATTAGGGATTACACTAGAACTTGATTTAGAAAAATCTGTAGCAAACTCCTTGGAAGTTAATCAAGACGTGCAAGTGCGTTTCTTTACGACCAAAACGCCGTCTAATCAGCCTTTTGAGGGGGTTTTGTTCGACCGGATGAAAATCTTAGCCCTGAGAAGCAGCACAGGTACTGATGTCGTAAATATTGATAAAAATGCAGCCTCTTCAAGCGAGGATAAAGATAATAAAAAAGGAACAGCCACAACGCCTAAAAACCAAGTGCCAACAATTCTCGTTTTTGAGGCCAACGAGGAGCAGGTAAGCTACCTAATTCGTGCTCAAGCTATGGGGTCACTAAACCTTGTGGCATTACCCAAAAATGTGAAAGCAGCAGATAGCATTGAGGATGAAGAGTCTGCAGCAGACTCCACAGATGCAACTGACCAAACGGAAGCTGCTAAAGATCAAGATATTAGTGACCAAAGCATTAAAGATGTTCTCTCAGCGGTTAGTAGCAAGCTGACTGAAGATCAAATGAATGTCTTGCAAAATGCACTGCTTGAAAAACCAGCCACAAAAGAAGGTCACTTGTATCAAAAAAATGCTGCTCAGATTCTTATTGATAGTCTGAGCTATTCAGTTAAATCATTATTTGAAGAGAACGGGATTCTTGCCACTGCAAACGGTGAAATTGTTTATTATGATGCCCCCACTGGACAGATAAGATATTTCAAGGACAAATCAGAATATGAGGGCAGCATTTATGCTTTAAGTCAGTTTTCACCAGAGGAAATTGCCCAGCTCAAACAAGATGGTAAATTGACAGACGCACAGCTCGAAGCCTTAAAAAGCCAAGAAAACTCGGTTATTGAACCACAATATTTCCAAACCAGCAAAGGTGAGCTATTTCAAATTATTGATGAGAAGGTGAAATTTTATGCTGAGAGTGAAGTTATTTCAACGCTCACAGCCATTAAAGAAAAGAATGGTCATTTAAGTAAAGAAAACGAAGCATTACTTCAAGAACTTTTAAGCGAAACGGCCAGGAATAAAGGACAGAATGATCAATCGACAAAAAACGCGAATAAAGATACTGATGCGGGTACAGAAAGCCAATCCGAAACTCCAAAAAAGGAATAA